A portion of the Lysinibacillus timonensis genome contains these proteins:
- a CDS encoding sodium-dependent transporter, producing MNNGQWSSKIGFILASAGAAIGLGAIWKMPYVTGQSGGGAFFLLFVMFTLLIGLPMLLSEYIIGRSTQKEAVTAYKILAPHKPAWSWIGKLGVIGCFLLLSFYSVVGGWIFVYSGVSVVGGVIDPNVNPGDFFNQVIGTPWITLVGLALFTIANVIVIALGVQNGIEKANKFMMPLLFVLFIILVIRALTLEGAAEGLKFFLWPDFTKTTGESLLYALGQSFFALAVGFSCLVTYSSYLKKDVSLPQSAGSVVALNIFVSLLAGLAIFPVVFTFDMEPAEGPGLLFMVLPAAFGQLAFGEVFLAMFLILFLFATLTSSFSMYEIIVAALIEKLKISRTKLTVILGVIVFIASIPSALTYSVFSDVSLYGRNIFDATDFFVSNMILPLGNLLIAIFLVHVMKKELVKEELLQGSTLGEGYYKLYRSLMTFVVPFVIIIVLVYSLMNY from the coding sequence ATGAATAACGGACAATGGTCTAGTAAAATTGGATTTATTTTAGCTTCTGCGGGTGCTGCAATAGGGTTAGGGGCTATTTGGAAGATGCCTTATGTAACGGGGCAAAGTGGTGGAGGAGCGTTTTTCTTACTCTTTGTTATGTTTACTCTTTTAATAGGTTTACCTATGTTACTCTCTGAATATATCATTGGGCGAAGTACTCAAAAAGAAGCAGTTACAGCTTATAAAATATTAGCTCCACATAAACCTGCATGGTCGTGGATAGGGAAGTTAGGAGTAATTGGCTGTTTCTTACTTTTATCGTTTTATAGTGTTGTTGGTGGTTGGATTTTCGTTTATAGTGGTGTATCTGTCGTTGGTGGAGTTATTGACCCGAATGTAAATCCCGGTGATTTTTTTAACCAAGTGATTGGAACGCCGTGGATCACTTTAGTCGGTCTTGCTCTCTTTACCATTGCAAACGTTATTGTTATTGCATTAGGTGTTCAAAACGGTATTGAAAAAGCGAATAAATTTATGATGCCACTTTTATTTGTTCTATTCATTATCCTAGTTATTCGTGCGCTAACATTAGAAGGTGCAGCAGAAGGGCTTAAATTCTTCTTGTGGCCTGATTTTACAAAAACAACAGGTGAATCATTATTATATGCATTAGGTCAATCTTTCTTTGCGTTAGCTGTTGGATTCTCTTGTCTTGTAACGTATAGTTCGTATTTAAAGAAGGATGTGAGCTTACCGCAGTCAGCTGGTTCAGTTGTAGCTTTAAATATTTTTGTATCATTACTTGCGGGACTAGCTATTTTCCCGGTTGTATTCACGTTCGATATGGAGCCTGCGGAGGGACCTGGACTTCTCTTTATGGTTTTGCCTGCTGCATTCGGGCAATTGGCATTTGGTGAAGTATTCTTAGCGATGTTTTTAATTTTATTCTTATTTGCAACGTTAACATCTTCATTTAGTATGTATGAAATTATTGTTGCAGCATTGATTGAGAAGTTGAAGATTTCACGTACAAAGTTAACTGTTATCCTAGGGGTTATTGTCTTTATCGCATCGATTCCTTCTGCGTTAACATATAGTGTATTCAGCGATGTATCGTTGTATGGAAGGAATATTTTTGATGCAACGGATTTCTTCGTTTCGAACATGATTCTACCTTTAGGAAATCTATTGATTGCCATATTCCTAGTTCATGTAATGAAAAAAGAGTTGGTGAAAGAAGAGTTGCTACAAGGAAGTACGCTAGGTGAAGGATATTATAAGTTATATAGATCGTTAATGACATTTGTTGTTCCTTTCGTTATTATAATCGTTTTGGTATATTCCTTAATGAATTATTAG
- the kynB gene encoding arylformamidase produces MANKWIDITQPFQNSIATWPGDTPFYFDLAFTKAETGSVNIGRFSTSTHTGTHADAPYHFQATAPTIEQLDVNVYIGKALVVDLSDKGSITTEDVKDLNLYGAKRVLFKLQAKVDFEKFPDQVPVIHPDIAPLLEEKGIVLIGVDCPSVDALDSKTLETHHAFYRHGIHIIENLVLQDVIAGLYEFIGLPLKIVGADGAPVRAVIKKIEST; encoded by the coding sequence TTGGCAAATAAATGGATAGATATTACACAACCATTTCAAAATTCAATTGCAACTTGGCCAGGTGACACACCATTTTATTTTGATTTAGCTTTTACTAAAGCGGAAACAGGTTCAGTTAATATAGGTCGTTTTTCAACAAGTACTCATACAGGCACGCATGCTGATGCCCCTTATCATTTTCAAGCAACCGCTCCAACGATTGAACAACTTGATGTCAATGTCTATATTGGGAAAGCGTTAGTTGTTGACCTTAGCGATAAAGGGTCGATTACTACGGAAGATGTGAAGGATCTAAACTTATATGGAGCCAAGCGTGTACTATTTAAACTACAAGCAAAAGTTGATTTTGAGAAATTTCCGGATCAAGTTCCAGTCATCCATCCTGACATTGCTCCGCTTTTAGAGGAAAAGGGTATTGTGTTAATCGGAGTAGATTGTCCGTCAGTTGATGCATTGGATAGCAAAACGTTAGAAACCCATCATGCGTTTTATCGACATGGAATTCATATTATTGAAAATTTAGTTCTACAAGATGTCATAGCAGGTTTATATGAGTTTATTGGTTTGCCATTAAAAATTGTAGGTGCTGATGGTGCTCCGGTACGTGCTGTCATTAAAAAGATTGAAAGTACATGA
- a CDS encoding MerR family transcriptional regulator, translating to MSREFRRAMPLLPISMVMQLTELTARQIRYYEEHKLIEPARSEGNRRMFSLDDVDALLEIRELLDQGINMAGIKKVFAMKKYNHVNNSNSLSISDTELRSILREEMQQAQIMQKSSLRQGDLSRFFSMKSE from the coding sequence ATGAGTCGAGAGTTTCGAAGGGCAATGCCGTTACTCCCAATTAGCATGGTCATGCAATTGACAGAGTTAACAGCAAGACAAATTCGATATTATGAAGAACACAAACTAATCGAACCTGCTCGTTCAGAAGGTAACAGAAGAATGTTTTCACTAGATGATGTTGATGCATTGTTAGAAATTCGTGAACTACTTGACCAAGGTATTAACATGGCAGGGATAAAGAAAGTATTTGCAATGAAAAAGTACAATCATGTAAACAATTCTAACAGCTTATCGATATCAGATACGGAACTACGATCCATATTACGTGAAGAAATGCAACAAGCACAAATTATGCAGAAGTCGTCATTACGTCAAGGAGATTTATCACGCTTTTTCTCAATGAAAAGCGAGTAA
- the glnA gene encoding type I glutamate--ammonia ligase, translating into MSKYTKEDIKQIVKEKGVKYIRLQFTDILGTIKNVEIPLSQLDKALDDKMMFDGSSIEGFVRIEESDMYLKPDLDTFVIFPWTAEKGKVARLICDVANPDGTPFAGDPRSNLKRVLKNMEELGFTSFNLGPEPEFFLFKLNEKGEPTMELNDAGGYFDLAPTDLGENCRRDIVLELEEMGFEIEASHHEVAPGQHEIDFKYANAIEACDNIQTFKLVVKTIARKHGLHATFMPKPLFGVNGSGMHANLSLFSGNTNVFWDETADLQLSETARQFMAGIIKHARGFTAVTNPLVNSYKRLVPGYEAPCYIAWSARNRSPLIRIPASRGLSTRIELRSVDPSANPYLAMAVLLEAGLDGIRNGLTPPAPVDRNIYVMSAGELKENGIENLPSSLAEALAELENDEVIKAALGEHIYSNYKEAKEIEYDMFRIAVHPWERDQYLQMY; encoded by the coding sequence ATGAGTAAATACACTAAAGAGGACATTAAACAAATCGTAAAAGAAAAAGGCGTTAAATATATTCGTCTACAATTTACAGATATTTTAGGAACAATAAAAAACGTAGAAATTCCTTTAAGTCAATTAGATAAAGCGTTGGACGATAAAATGATGTTTGATGGATCTTCAATCGAAGGTTTCGTGCGTATTGAGGAATCAGATATGTATCTTAAACCAGATTTAGATACTTTCGTTATTTTCCCATGGACTGCCGAAAAAGGAAAGGTAGCTCGTTTAATTTGTGACGTTGCAAACCCAGATGGAACACCGTTTGCTGGTGACCCACGTTCTAACTTAAAACGTGTATTAAAAAATATGGAAGAGTTAGGCTTTACAAGCTTCAACTTAGGGCCTGAGCCAGAATTCTTCTTATTCAAGTTAAATGAAAAAGGCGAACCTACAATGGAATTAAACGATGCTGGTGGTTACTTCGACTTAGCACCAACAGACCTTGGTGAAAACTGCCGCCGTGATATCGTGTTAGAACTTGAAGAAATGGGCTTTGAGATTGAAGCATCCCATCACGAAGTAGCTCCTGGTCAACACGAAATTGACTTCAAATATGCAAATGCTATTGAAGCATGTGACAATATTCAAACTTTTAAACTAGTTGTTAAAACAATTGCACGTAAACATGGCTTACATGCTACATTCATGCCAAAACCATTATTCGGCGTAAATGGTTCTGGTATGCACGCCAACCTATCATTATTCAGTGGCAACACTAACGTATTCTGGGATGAAACTGCTGATTTACAATTATCAGAAACTGCTCGTCAATTCATGGCTGGTATTATTAAACATGCTCGTGGCTTTACTGCGGTTACGAATCCATTAGTAAACTCATATAAACGTTTAGTACCAGGATATGAAGCACCATGTTACATCGCTTGGTCTGCACGTAACCGTTCACCTTTAATCCGTATTCCAGCATCCCGTGGACTATCAACTCGTATTGAATTACGTTCAGTTGACCCATCTGCGAACCCTTACTTAGCTATGGCAGTATTATTAGAAGCTGGTTTAGACGGAATTCGCAATGGTTTAACACCTCCAGCTCCAGTGGACCGCAACATCTATGTCATGAGTGCAGGTGAATTAAAAGAAAATGGTATTGAAAACTTACCATCTTCATTAGCGGAGGCGTTAGCTGAATTAGAAAACGATGAAGTGATTAAAGCTGCTTTAGGTGAACACATCTATTCAAATTATAAAGAGGCAAAAGAGATTGAATATGACATGTTCCGTATCGCTGTACACCCATGGGAGCGTGACCAATACTTACAAATGTATTAA
- a CDS encoding peroxiredoxin, with protein sequence MPKKGLTLCLLALIICAFSWTIYANLFKANEISDSDVVFGSHDLVNEEELSIEADTYSQDTNISGQDQPGDDYDEKHVGEQGQIQDEEHPSEINENGVGHVWDGGHSHVINHTEVVEVQEKAPQFITKTLDGQTVKLSDFLGKKVIINFWATWCPPCQEEIPELQKFYETSAQKHNVVLLGLNITSEDLGIDVIHDFREYYGITYPILLDETGEITESYDIITIPTTYIIDEEGKLEKQITGPLTDAMLNELLTEM encoded by the coding sequence GTGCCGAAAAAGGGTTTAACGCTATGTCTATTGGCGTTGATTATATGTGCATTTAGCTGGACTATCTATGCTAATTTATTTAAAGCAAACGAAATAAGTGATTCTGATGTTGTATTTGGTAGTCATGACCTAGTCAACGAGGAAGAGTTGTCTATAGAAGCTGATACATATAGTCAAGATACAAATATTAGTGGACAAGATCAACCTGGGGATGATTATGATGAAAAACACGTCGGCGAACAAGGGCAAATCCAAGATGAGGAACACCCTTCTGAGATAAATGAAAACGGTGTTGGTCATGTTTGGGATGGTGGTCATTCTCATGTTATCAATCATACTGAAGTTGTTGAAGTTCAAGAAAAAGCGCCTCAATTTATCACTAAAACATTAGATGGGCAAACAGTTAAACTTTCAGATTTTTTAGGGAAAAAAGTAATTATTAATTTTTGGGCAACTTGGTGTCCACCTTGCCAAGAAGAGATTCCTGAATTGCAAAAGTTTTACGAGACTTCAGCACAAAAACATAATGTAGTTTTGCTAGGGCTTAATATAACAAGCGAAGATTTAGGAATTGATGTAATCCATGATTTTAGGGAGTATTATGGTATCACATACCCTATATTACTTGATGAAACAGGTGAAATTACAGAAAGCTACGATATTATTACGATACCAACAACGTACATTATCGACGAAGAAGGAAAACTTGAAAAACAAATCACCGGGCCACT